Proteins encoded by one window of Cannabis sativa cultivar Pink pepper isolate KNU-18-1 chromosome 4, ASM2916894v1, whole genome shotgun sequence:
- the LOC115714589 gene encoding protein FAR1-RELATED SEQUENCE 11, with amino-acid sequence MSDEAGEMLVVYDDPSDHRSLSLDDTSSTAESLDETRLSLETTNDTVPYIGQRFSTHDAAYEFYSEFAKRCGFSIRRHRTEGKDGVGKGLTRRYFVCHRAGNTPIKASNESKPQRNRKSSRCGCQAYMRISKATELGGLEWRVTGFANHHNHELLEPNQVRFLPAYRTISESDKSRILMFAKTGISVQQMMRLMELEKCVEPGYLPFTEKDVRNLLQSFRKLDHEEESIDLLRMCRNIKEKDPNFKFEYTLDSNNRLENIAWSYASSIQAYDIFGDAVVFDTSHRLTVFDMPLGIWVGMNNYGMPCFFGCVLLREESLGSFSWALKVFLGFMSGKAPQTILTDQNMCLKEAISMEMPTTKHALCIWMIVAKFPSWFNAVLGERYNEWKGEFYRLYNLESIEDFELGWREMVNSFGLHSNRHIINLYGLRSLWALPFLRSHFFAGLTTIGQSKSVNAFIQRFLSAQTRLAHFVEQAAAAVDFKDQAGEQQTMQQNLHNICLKTGAPMESHAASILTPHAFSKLQEQLVLAAHYASFQMEDGFLVRHHTKADGGRKVYWVPREGIISCRCHHFEFSGILCRHALRVLSTGNCFQIPDRYLPDRWRRISTPLKLIQNAPSDHGEKVQFLQSLVSTLVTESAKSKERLDMATEQVSILLSQVREQPVSLQTTREIPSFHRNI; translated from the exons ATGTCTGATGAGGCTGGAGAAATGCTAGTGGTTTATGATGATCCTTCGGACCATCGCTCATTATCACTGGATGATACAAGCAGCactgcagaatcacttgatgagaCCAGACTTTCATTAGAAACCACAAATGACACGGTTCCGTATATTGGGCAAAGATTCTCTACTCATGATGCAGCTTATGAATTCTATAGTGAATTTGCAAAACGATGTGGATTCTCGATACGTCGCCACCGTACTGAAGGAAAAGATGGGGTTGGCAAAGGACTTACAAGACGTTACTTTGTTTGCCACCGTGCTGGCAATACCCCTATCAAAGCCTCCAATGAAAGCAAACCTCAAAGAAATAGAAAATCCTCTCGATGTGGATGTCAGGCCTACATGCGTATTAGCAAGGCAACAGAATTAGGAGGGCTAGAATGGCGTGTCACAGGTTTTGCGAACCATCATAACCATGAATTATTAGAGCCAAACCAAGTTCGTTTTCTTCCAGCATACAGAACCATTTCAGAGTCAGATAAGAGCCGAATCCTTATGTTTGCCAAAACTGGAATTTCAGTGCAGCAAATGATGAGGCTCATGGAGCTTGAGAAATGTGTGGAACCGGGATATCTGCCATTCACTGAGAAGGATGTGAGAAATTTACTGCAGTCATTTAGGAAGCTAGACCATGAAGAAGAGAGCATAGACTTATTAAGAATGTGCAGAAATATAAAGGAGAAAGACCCCAACTTCAAATTTGAATACACTCTTGATTCCAACAACCGACTAGAGAACATTGCTTGGTCATACGCATCATCAATCCAGGCATATGATATTTTCGGTGATGCAGTGGTTTTTGACACGAGCCATCGATTGACTGTATTTGACATGCCACTTGGTATATGGGTTGGTATGAATAATTATGGGATGCCTTGCTTCTTTGGCTGTGTGCTGCTAAGAGAAGAAAGCTTGGGATCTTTTTCATGGGCATTGAAG GTGTTCTTAGGGTTCATGAGCGGAAAGGCACCTCAGACGATACTCACTGACCAAAATATGTGTCTCAAAGAAGCAATAAGCATGGAAATGCCAACCACCAAACATGCACTTTGCATATGGATGATCGTGGCAAAATTCCCTTCCTGGTTCAATGCAGTATTGGGGGAACGTTACAATGAATGGAAGGGTGAGTTTTATCGACTCTACAATTTGGAGTCAATAGAGGATTTTGAACTAGGTTGGAGGGAAATGGTGAACTCTTTTGGGCTTCATAGTAACAGGCATATCATTAACTTATATGGCTTACGCTCACTTTGGGCATTACCTTTCTTGAGAAGCCATTTTTTTGCTGGGTTGACTACAATCGGGCAGTCAAAGTCAGTTAATGCTTTCATACAACGATTCTTGAGTGCACAGACCAGGCTTGCCCACTTTGTCGAACAA GCTGCTGCTGCTGTGGATTTCAAAGATCAAGCTGGAGAACAACAAACAATGCAACAGAATCTCCATAATATATGTCTGAAAACAGGAGCACCTATGGAGTCTCATGCTGCTTCAATCCTAACTCCTCATGCCTTTTCTAAGCTCCAAGAACAACTTGTTTTGGCTGCCCACTATGCGTCTTTTCAGATGGAAGATGGCTTTCTTGTTAGACATCATACAAAAGCTGATGGAGGACGCAAAGTTTATTGGGTTCCCCGGGAAGGCATCATAAGTTGCAGGTGCCATCATTTTGAGTTTTCTGGAATTCTTTGTCGACACGCTCTTCGAGTTCTCTCAACCGGAAATTGCTTTCAGATTCCTGATAGATATCTTCCGGACCGGTGGCGCCGGATCAGTACACCATTAAAACTTATTCAGAATGCTCCAAGTGACCACGGGGAAAAAGTTCAGTTTTTGCAAAGTTTGGTATCTACTCTTGTAACAGAATCAGCCAAGTCTAAGGAGAGATTAGACATGGCAACTGAACAAGTGTCGATTCTCTTGTCTCAGGTAAGAGAACAGCCAGTTTCATTGCAAACTACAAGAGAGATACCATCATTCCATAGGAATATTTGA